The DNA window AGTCAGCTCCATCGGTTACGTGAACATCAATGTAGAGTGATGGTTGAAATTCGTTAATTACTTTCAACACTGACCGAATCTCTGGCGTATCCAGTTTTGTGTAATCACGATTAAGGTTTAGGTTTTTAGCGTTTGTTCTAAAGCCCATGATACGAGGACCGCGTTGATTAATACGGTTAAACTCATTTCGACGTTCATGACCATCTACATTTAAAATAGGAATAAAGAGCAAGTTTACCTTGCTAAGAATATCTCTTCGCTTACCTGTTGCGATGTCACGTAGGAGCATGAAACCAGCGTCTTTTCCATCGATTTCACCTGCATGGATACCCGCCTGAATTAACAGAGTTGGTTTATTATTATTTTTAAGCATGGCTGAAGAGAATTGGCTGTGCTCACTTGCAATGAGCATCGCAATTTCCCTACCCGCATCGCTAATCCCTATGACTTCTTTTTTAAATTGGGTTGGATTAGCCGCAACTAATCTGTCAACGAACAGCATCGTTTTTTCGTAGTCTGGAGAGTCAAGACCACCGCTTAATTCGAATGCCGTCGTTAACGGACCTTCTTGTTGCATTAACGCTTCGGTCTTACCATGCCATTCAATTAATGGAGGTAAGTGGCTTTCGGTTGCAGCCATAGTCATCATTAAAAGTGTTGCGAACATAAAAACTCAAATTTTCCGCGTAATGGAGACGATTATATCAATATTTTTTTAACAAGCTTAGAATGTGCGGTGATTCTACAAAAAATACAGCTAATTATAGGAAGATCAGCGTGCGTAAAGACATAAATACTCCACTAAAAGTACTTATTACTGGTTGTTCAAGCGGTATTGGTCTTTTTTGTACACAACAATTACATAATGAAGGGCATCACGTCGTCGCAACCGTTCGTAATCAAGAAGATAAAACACGCCTCGAAGCATTAGGGTTGAACGTGGCTATCTTAGATTTGGCCTCTCCAAAAAGTAGAGAAGCGGGATTTAACACTGCAATTGAACTACTCGAAGGTCGCCTCGATATACTGTTTAACAACGGGGCCTATGGACAACCCGGCGCGGTAGAAGACCTTCCAACCGACGTTCTTAAGCAACAATTTGAAGTAAACTTATTTGCTTGGCATGACTTAACAATCCGAGCGATTAGATTAATGCACCAGCAAGGTAATGGAAAAATAGTACATAACTCGTCGGTACTGGGGCTAGTTGCGTTGCCCTACCGAGGCGCATACAATTCGAGTAAATTTGCGCTAGAAGGCCTAACTGACACACTAAGAATGGAATTGTCTGGAACAAATATCCACATCAGTTTAATTGAACCTGGCCCGATTGTATCGAAATTTAGAGAAAACGCTAAAAAAGCATTTTTAGAGAATATTGATTGGAAAAGCAGTCGTCATAAAACTGAGTACGATAGCCAAATAAATCGACTGTCTGCAAGTGACGCCCCACAAAAATTTACTTTAGGCCCTGAGGCTGTATATGAACGCCTTGACGCTATTATTAAAAGTGAGAAACCAAAAGCGCGATATTATGTCACGTTTCCAACTTACTTAATGGGTTTCTTAAAGCGAATCTTAACGAGCGCTCAATTAGACAAAGTACTTCTGAAAAATCGTTGACGGTACGATCAAAAAAAGGCGCCTAGGGCGCCTTTTTTATCGCTTAATGATATTAAGCAGCTACAGATTCTTTTGCTTTTGCAACTAGTGCTGCGAAAGCTACTTGATCGTATACTGCGATATCAGCAAGGATCTTACGGTCGATTTCGATCGAAGCCTTTTTAAGACCATTGATGAAACGGCTGTAAGAAAGACCATTTTGACGTGCAGCAGCGTTGATACGTGCGATCCATAGTTGACGGAAAGTACGTTTCTTAGCACGACGGTCACGGTATGCATATTGACCAGCTTTAGTTACTGCTTGGAAAGCTACGCGATAAACACGTGAACGTGCACCGTAGTAACCTTTAGCTTGTTTTAATACTTTTTTGTGACGCGCGCGCGCGATTACACCACGTTTAACTCTTGCCATGACTGATATCCTCTATTAAGCGAATGGTAACAAACGGTTGATAAGAACTAGATCGTTCTTGTGAACCATTGTCTTAGCACGTAAGTGAAGTTTACGCTTAGAAGACTTCTTAGTCAGGATGTGACGAAGATGTGATTGCTTACGCTTGAAACCGCCTGAAGCAGTCTTTTTGAAGCGCTTTTTCGCGCCGCTGTGTGACTTTAATTTATAAGCCATTGCAATAACTCCAAATGATATTGCGTTTAACATGCAAGTAGGCGGACCGAGGTCACTTGTATGGCCTAGCTTGCGCCAAGTTCCGGTGGAGTAAACTCACTTAGACCGGTCAGTTCAGGTGACCGAAGTACTTTTAGACCTGAACTGAAGGATGCGTATTATCCAGTATTTATGACTTTTTGGCAATAGGTGCCAACATCATAACCATCTGGCGGCCTTCCACGCGACTCGGGAAAGACTCTACTTGAGAAAGATCTTGCAAGTCTGCTTTGATACGGTTGAGCAATTCAAGCGCCAAATCAGTGTGTGCCATCTCACGACCACGGAAACGTAGTGTGATTTTAGCTTTATCACCTGCTTCAAGGAATTTCTTTAAGCTGCGAAGTTTAACTTGGTAGTCGCCTTCGTCAGTACCTGGACGGAATTTAATTTCCTTGATTTGGATTTGCTTTTGCTTTTTCTTTTGTTCTTTTTGTTGTTTTGATTTTTCAAAAATGAACTTACCGTAATCCATCACTCGACATACAGGTGGTTCTGCATTAGGACTGATTTCAACCAAATCAACGCCAGCTTCTTCAGCTACTTCTAGAGCTTCACGAATTGATACTACGCCAATTTGTTCGCCTTCTAATCCGACTAAGCGAACTTCTTTTACTGTAATTTCCTCGTTAATACGATTCTTTTGAGCTGAACTTTGCCCTTTTTTGCCGCCTCTAATGGTACGTTCCTCCAAGTTATTGAAAATAAAAACGCGTGTGGCATACCTGACCACACACGCTCCGTCTTTATTTATGCACGGTTTTTGATTTCTTCGGTAATTTTAGCAATAAAATCATCAACTGCGAATTTACCGAGATCCTCACCTGTTCGCGTACGAACGGCTACTTCACGTTGTTCAACTTCTTTGTCGCCAACAACAAGTAGGTAAGGAATGCGTTTTAAAGTATGTTCGCGGATTTTAAAGCCAATCTTCTCATTTCTCAAGTCAGCGAATGCGCGAATTCCTAGTTTATTTAATTTTTGTACAATTTCTTGTGCAAAATCAGCTTGCTTGTCGGTGATATTCATAATCACCACTTGTTTTGGCGCAAGCCAAGTTGGGAACAAACCAGCATACTCTTCTGTAAGAATACCAATAAAACGCTCAATAGAACCCAGAATTGCACGGTGGATCATTACTGGTGTTTTACGTTCATTGTTTTCCGCAACGTAAGTTGCACCTAAACGACCTGGTAAAGCAAAGTCTAGTTGAACCGTGCCACATTGCCATGCGCGCTCTAAGCAATCATAAAGCGTGAATTCAATTTTAGGTCCATAGAATGCGCCTTCGCCCGGCAAATATTCAAATTCGATTTCATTTGCGTTAAGCGCTTCAGCAAGTGCAGCTTCTGCTTTGTCCCACATATGGTCTTCACCAATACGTTTCTCTGGACGAGTAGATAACTTAACTACAATTTTCTGAAAACCGAATGTTGAGTATGTGTCATAAACCATTTTAATACACGCCGACACTTCATCCATGATCTGTTCTTCAGTACAGAAAATGTGAGCATCGTCTTGTGTAAAGCCGCGTACACGCATCAAGCCGTGTAACGCACCAGATGGTTCGTTACGGTGACAACAGCCAAACTCAGCCATACGAAGTGGCAAATCGCGATAAGATTTCAAACCTTGATTGAAAATTTGTACGTGACCTGGACAGTTCATTGGTTTGATTGCATATTCACGTTTTTCTGATTCCGTTGTGAACATCGCATCAGCGTACTTGTCCCAGTGCCCCGAACGTTCCCAAAGCACGCGGTCCATCATTAACGGACCCTTGACTTCTTCGTAATCGTACTCGCGCAGTTTTTCACGCACAAAATCTTCTAGTTCGCGATAAATGCTCCAACCATCGTTGTGCCAGAAAACCATGCCTGGTGCTTCTTCCTGCCAGTGCCATAGATCGAGTGTCTTACCGATTTTACGGTGATCGCGTTTTTCCGCTTCTTCAAGACGTTTTAAATAAGCGCCTAACTGTTTCTTATCAGCCCATGCAGTGCCGTATACACGTTGCAACATTTTATTGTCAGAGTTGCCACGCCAATACGCACCGGCTACTTTCATGATTTTGAAGAAATGGCAGAAACGCATATTTGGTACGTGCGGTCCACGACACATGTCGATGTATTCTTCGTGGTGATAAAGTCCCGGACGGTCATCTTTCGAGATGTTTTCATCCAAGATTTCAATTTTGTACGATTCGCCACGCGCTGCAAACGCATCGCGAGCTTCTTGCCAGCTCACAGTTTTCTTTACAACATCGTAATTCGTTTTCGCAAGTTCAAGCATACGCTTTTCAAGCGCATCAAGATCTTCTTGTGTGAGAGAACGTTCAAGATCGATGTCATAATAAAAGCCGTTGTCGATTGTTGGACCAATCGCCATTTTCACATCAGGGAACAGTTGCTTAATTGCATGACCTAGCAAGTGAGCACATGAGTGACGAATGATTTCCAGACCGTCTTCATCTTTCGCTGTGATGATTTCAAGCTTAGCATCTTCGGTAATTAAGTCACACGCATCAACACGTTGACCATTAACACGACCTGCGATAGTCGCTTTTGCAAGACCCGGACCGATATCCTGGGCTACATCCATAGTAGAAACTGGATTTTCGAAGACGCGCTGGCTGCCGTCTGGGAGAGTAATTACTGGCATTATAATTCCTGTTACAGTGGTGATGCCTACGCCGCATCACGTGTTAATTTAATCAAAAGTTAAAAAGATTCGCTCTGACAACACTTTTACGAGTAAGTATTGGGAGTTAAGCGCCCAGTTTGGCGTTAAGCACAAAAGCGAACCGATATTTTGTCGTTACTAATGGCGAAATGCAAGTATCGGTCTAAAATTGAATAAGATTTAGTATTAACTCTTTGATGCAATGCCAAAAACGACCAAATTTACCATCGCAACTTTCAATCTACTTAATTTTGCGGCGCCGCCACTTTCGTTTTACCAACTTCATGAAAACTACAATGATACGCAATGGCAAACAAAAATTCAGTTTATAACCGGACTCATTGAACATTTGAATCCAACTATCATTGCGTTTCAAGAGGTGTTTAGCATACAAACATTACAATTATTGTGCGAAGACCTTGGACTACCATATTTTGCGACCGTTTCTTCACCCAGACCCGACCCAGTCTATCCCAATGTGTTATTTCATCCCGTTGTAGCGATAGCGTCGAAAATCCCGTTTAAATCAGCTCAAGCTCTTGAACCTTGCCCGGAGCTACTCGAATATTTGAATAATCAGCTCAATTTTGAATTTAATCGTACGCCAATAAAGTGCTATTTTGAATTGGAGGGGTTTGGTGAGCTTGCGCTCTATGCTGTGCATTTCAAATCTCAACGAGTACATTCGATGGCTCATATGCTTAAAAACACAGGGCAAGATGATCATTTATTAACTTTACTTCATCAAACTGTTGGCCAAATGCAGTCACAAATATCTCGATCTCTCGAAGCCTCTATTGTTTACTATGACGCACTAAAAACTCAAAGAGAAAAACACATACCCACTATCGTTTTGGGGGATTTTAACGACCAGATCACAAGCCCCGCGCTCTCATTTATGACCCAATCTTTTCCACCGAATACAGATTTAAATCTTCCTGACAGCGTGGGACTCGCCGACTCGTTTTATTTTGCTGATAACTTGCTTAGTTTTGATAGCAAACCTGCGAGTCATTTTTACCGAGGCCAGGGAAATGTGCTTGATTACATCCTTGCCTCAAAAGAGTTCAACCCAAATATGCCTACATCCAACGTAAAGTCACTCAAGTACATTTCTTTAGATAAGCATCTAGACCCAGCTCGTTCAGACGAAGACATACGCTACAGCGACCATGCATCGATAGCGATTGAATTCACCGTTTAAGATAAAATACAACGCGTCAGGCTTACGAGATAACAAAAACACAGTCTAGTTCGATAGATACCAATGAAATTTGTTAGAACAGTGATTCACGAAGGTTGGTATCCGAATACAACGTGCTATAATTGCGGCAATTTGAAAAAACTGGATATTTTATGAGAACTTGCGGCGTTGAAATAACAGGCAACGAAATTTTTCTTTGTTTACTTTCGAAAGAAGCGGATGTATTCGACATTCGAGATATTCGTCAGACACGATTTTCATTACCACAAAATGGTTCAGACACCGCAGTAATGCGTAAGTTTTACTTTGATTTTAAGAAATTAGTTGAAGATTACAAAATCGATTCAATCGCGTTTAAAGAACGTCCCGCAAAAGGTAAATTTGCAGGTAGCGCGGCAGGTTTTAAATTTGAGACTGCTTTGCAGTTAATCCCTGACATTGACGTCCGTATTTTGACAAGCACAGAAGTAAAAGAACAGCTTAAAAAGAACCCTATTCCAATCGATTTTGAAGAAACGGGTCTTAAAAAGTACCAAGAAAATGCATTCGCATATGCTTACGTTTATATCAACAGGAAGATTTATAAAGTTGATGAAAAACAGGCTGAACAGTAAGAATTAAATACGCCTTAAAAAGGAGCTTAGGCTCCTTTTTTATTGCTAAAAATGCAGCCAGCGGTTAATATCGCGCTCCACTTTGGGGGAGTAGCCTGCAAGTTATTCGAAACGCGATCGACAAATTCAGGGGCAAACTGATTTATTTGAAGTCGAATACGCATTCAAACTTGTGTCTATATCAACATAGTTGTGCACTCAATTGCGCATGGTATAGACGTAAATCATTTTGATTTATCGGCAAGACTCAAGGTAATGGCTTTCCTAATTTGGCGGGGGGAAAGTTGTTGCCTTGTTGTTTTTTTCCCCGCCATGGTAGCAATGTTATGGAACAGTTTTATATTTCTACACTTACCGTCACGCTCGCCGAAATAGGCGATAAAACCCAATTACTTTCCCTTTTTCTCATATTAAAATACAAGAAGCCAGTCCAAATAGCATTGGGCATTCTGTTAGCAACTATTCTGAACCATCTTGCAACAGCGTATTTAGGTGTAGCTATTTCTGACTTGTTTAACTCTTCGTATTTTCAATCTTTCCTAAGCTTGAGTTTTATCCTGCTTGGTATTTGGTTATTGTTTCCGGACAAAGAAGATGATGTAGACAACCGCTTTGACCAATTTGGGATATTTGCAGCAACGTGTGTACTTTTTTTCATAGCAGAATTAGGTGATAAAACTCAATTAGCTACAGCGCTTCTTGCTTCTCAGTTTCAGTCAATTTGGTTAGTTACGCTAGGCTCTACGCTTGGTATGTTACTCGCAAATATTCCTGTACTGATTTTTGGTGAGGCACTGATCAAAAAAGCTCCTTTAAAGCTTTTTAGGGCACTGGCAGCAATTACAGCATTTGCAGTTGGAATCGCTGGTTTTATTTTGTAAATCCTGTTACTGTATATCCGTACAGCAAAGGAAACTCTAGATCTCAACAAGGCGGTATTATGTACTCATGGTTTGAACGTTTAACTCGTCCTTTTCCAACACAAGAGGCAACACAACCGCCTTCAGGCTTACTCGCATTTTGTCGCTATTACACGAAAGGTATGGAAATCCCCCTTATTGTGATGTCTTTATCTGCAGCAATTCTCGCTATCCTGGAAGTCACACTCTTTAGCTTTATGGGGACACTCGTCGATTGGTTTTCTAGCTATACACCTGAACAACTTTTTGCTGAAAAAAAGGCTGACTTAACAACCATGGGTATAACTACTTTGGTCATTTTACCCATTTTAGTTTTCCTTCACTCTTCCATCCTTCACCAAAGCTTGCTTGGAAACTACCCAATGTCAATTCGTTGGCTCGCACATCGCTATCTCTTAAAACAAAGCATGTCATTTTACCAAGATGAATTTGCTGGTCGTATTGCAACGAAAGTGATGCAGACAGCGTTGGCAGTGCGTGAAACAGTGATGAAACTGCTCGATGTATTAGTTTACATATTGGTTTATTTTGGCGCGGTACTTGTTTTAGTCGGCCAAGCAGATCTAAGACTAATGCTCCCAATGATCGGTTGGTTGATAGCCTACATTGGCGTTCAACTTTATTTCGTCCCTCGTCTTAAAAACGTATCTACACAACAAGCGGATGCTCGCTCGGACATGACTGGTCGAATTGTCGATAGCTACACGAACATCACCACCGTTAAACTTTTTTCACACACACAACGTGAAGAACAGTACGCTAAAGAAAGCATGGAAATATTTATTAAGCCTGTCTATGCGCAAATGCGCCTTGCAACGTCTTTAAACGTAAGTGTTCAGGTGATTAATTATGTTTTGGTGTTTAGCGTTGCAGCTATGAGTATATATTTATGGTCGTTAAACGAAGTTACGGCTGGAGCCATCGCTATCACAGTCAGTTTGGCACTTCGACTAAATGGTATGGCCCAATGGATAATGTGGGAAGTAAGTGGGCTATTTGAGAATATAGGCACCGTAGTTGACGGAATGCGCACACTTTCACAACCTTTACAAATCACGGATAAAGAAAATGCGTCATCTCTTGATTTACAAGCTGGCGCTATTTCATTTAGAGACCTCCGTTTTTCCTATCGAAAAGCGGACAGTAGTCACAAAGTTGTGATCGATAATTTAAATCTTGATATCCGTGCTGGAGAAAAAATAGGCATTGTCGGACGTTCGGGTGCCGGAAAGTCAACTCTCGTTAATTTGCTACTCCGGTTTTACGATGTTGACAGCGGTCAAATTCTTATTGATGGGCAAAACATCGCGGATGTTACCCAAGAGTCGCTTCGAAAAAATATCGCAATGGTCACTCAAGATACTGCTCTTTTGCATCGTAGTGTGAAAGAAAACATTATGTACGGAAATCCAACAGCTACTGAGGCCGAGTTGTTAGCGGCTGTAACAAGTGCACAGGCGATGGATTTTATAAATGAGTTAGAGGATAAAGCTGGAAATGTCGGTTTGGATGCTCAAGTTGGAGAACGTGGAGTAAAACTATCTGGTGGACAGCGTCAACGTATCGCTATTGCCCGCGTACTATTAAAAAACGCTCCAATTTTAATTTTGGATGAAGCTACATCTGCACTCGACTCAGAAGTCGAAGCAGCGATTCAAGACAGCTTAGAACAGTTGATGGACGGGAAAACCGTCATTGCAATCGCCCATCGTCTTTCTACTATCGCCAAATTAGACAGATTAATCGTACTCGAGGAAGGTAACATTGTTGAGCAAGGAACACACACTGAGCTTCTTGCTCTTGGCGGGGTTTACGCAAAGCTATGGGCGCACCAAACGGGTGGATTTATTGGCGTGGATTAGCGCCATCGCAAAAAAGACGTACTGTTTGTGTAAGCAATTGATCTAGCGCTTTCTCATCAATCGCGGGCTGCCATTTTAATACTTGTTCCCAGTAGGTTAGTTTTTTGAGACCACCCCAAAAGAAACCTGCGGCAAGTTCTGCATCGAAGTCGCCCAAGCAACCGGCATTAAAAGCGTCTTTAAACCATTGCAGCAAAGCACATTCACAGTTGTTAAATCGAATGGCAAGACGCTCAGCTTGTTCTTTACTGCGCATTGATTCAATCATGACGATACGAGAAAGTGTTAAATAATCTTCATCAGACAGTAGTTCTATTGCGCTTCTTGCAAGATGCTCTAACTGAGTTTTAAAACCGTAATTTGGTATAAATTGAATTGCAACTAAGGGATTAATCCGCTCGATCAATAGGTCAACAACCGTATCGAACAAAGATTCTTTCGTTGGAAAATGTTTGTATAACGTGCGTTTAGATACTTGAGCCTCAGCAGCGATTCGCTCCATAGTAGTCGCTGTTAGGCCAAATCGCGCAAATTGCTTAATGGCAGCAAAAAGAATGCTGCTTTGCTTTGGTGATAATTGCACCTTGTACCCATTATAAAGCTTTACGTTAATACTATTTTAATTGAAAAAATTAAGAAAAAAAGTACACGATGCCGTTTACCTTTAATTGGTCTAGGTATACACTATCGTTTACTTGGTTATTTCTGCGTCATTCTCCTTTACTTTCTGTCGATTAGGGTATGAAATAAATAATTACCAACCTCGACACCTGTTGGAATCTGCATGCAGAGAACATCCTTATTAAGATTGTGCTGCGACAAAGATACCTCATTACCGCTACACACCTTGAAAAATCAAGGTATCCAGCTGTGGCAGCACAACATAATAAAAGCTCAAAATACAATCAATACTGGAGTGCTCATGTACCTCACAAAATTTAAGCGTCGCGCATTACCATTATCTTTGGCAGCAGCGTCTGTGTTCACACTCGTCGCATGTGGCGAAGGTGAAGCACCGCAAGGTCATGGTGGTATGCCTCCGGCACAAGTGCAAACAGTGGCTGTAGAAAAGACATCTGTTCCTTTCACTATTGAGCTTCCTGCAACTCTTTCGGGAAACAAGGAAGTAGAAATTCGAGCGCGAGTCTCTGGCATTATTGAATCTCGCAATTTCGAGGAAGGACAAATTATTACTGAAGGCCAATCATTATTTACCTTAGATTTAGAACCGTTCAAGTTAGAAGTAGATAAAGCAAAAGCCCAACTGCAAGCAGCAAAAGCCTCTGTTGAACAAGCGAAGCGAGAAAGAGACCGGTTAGAAGCGCTTAAAAACGAACGTTCCATTTCAAAACGTGAATATGATAACGCCGTATCCGCTTACGATATCGCCATCGCAAATCTAGAAACCTCTAAAGTTGCCTTAAAGAACGCTCAACTCGATCTGGAGTATGCACAAGTTAAAGCGCCGGTTTCTGGAATTGCAGGTAGAGAGTTTGTTTCAGAAGGTAGTTATGTTCAAGGTCCTAGCGTTTTACTTACAGAACTGACTGAAACGACAAAAATGCGCGTGCGTTTTGGTTTCTCAGAACGCGAACAACTTGATATGCGTCAGGAAGTAGAAAACGGTTATCTCACCCTACCCGCTGGTAATCAATTCGACGTTCAATTGGTTTTACAAAATGGCAGCCTTTATGCGCAAACGGGAAAAGTTAATTTCAGCGACGTTCGCGTAAATCG is part of the Pseudoalteromonas xiamenensis genome and encodes:
- a CDS encoding TetR/AcrR family transcriptional regulator — encoded protein: MQLSPKQSSILFAAIKQFARFGLTATTMERIAAEAQVSKRTLYKHFPTKESLFDTVVDLLIERINPLVAIQFIPNYGFKTQLEHLARSAIELLSDEDYLTLSRIVMIESMRSKEQAERLAIRFNNCECALLQWFKDAFNAGCLGDFDAELAAGFFWGGLKKLTYWEQVLKWQPAIDEKALDQLLTQTVRLFCDGANPRQ
- a CDS encoding SDR family NAD(P)-dependent oxidoreductase, whose translation is MRKDINTPLKVLITGCSSGIGLFCTQQLHNEGHHVVATVRNQEDKTRLEALGLNVAILDLASPKSREAGFNTAIELLEGRLDILFNNGAYGQPGAVEDLPTDVLKQQFEVNLFAWHDLTIRAIRLMHQQGNGKIVHNSSVLGLVALPYRGAYNSSKFALEGLTDTLRMELSGTNIHISLIEPGPIVSKFRENAKKAFLENIDWKSSRHKTEYDSQINRLSASDAPQKFTLGPEAVYERLDAIIKSEKPKARYYVTFPTYLMGFLKRILTSAQLDKVLLKNR
- the infC gene encoding translation initiation factor IF-3, whose product is MEERTIRGGKKGQSSAQKNRINEEITVKEVRLVGLEGEQIGVVSIREALEVAEEAGVDLVEISPNAEPPVCRVMDYGKFIFEKSKQQKEQKKKQKQIQIKEIKFRPGTDEGDYQVKLRSLKKFLEAGDKAKITLRFRGREMAHTDLALELLNRIKADLQDLSQVESFPSRVEGRQMVMMLAPIAKKS
- the rplT gene encoding 50S ribosomal protein L20 codes for the protein MARVKRGVIARARHKKVLKQAKGYYGARSRVYRVAFQAVTKAGQYAYRDRRAKKRTFRQLWIARINAAARQNGLSYSRFINGLKKASIEIDRKILADIAVYDQVAFAALVAKAKESVAA
- a CDS encoding TMEM165/GDT1 family protein, with amino-acid sequence MEQFYISTLTVTLAEIGDKTQLLSLFLILKYKKPVQIALGILLATILNHLATAYLGVAISDLFNSSYFQSFLSLSFILLGIWLLFPDKEDDVDNRFDQFGIFAATCVLFFIAELGDKTQLATALLASQFQSIWLVTLGSTLGMLLANIPVLIFGEALIKKAPLKLFRALAAITAFAVGIAGFIL
- a CDS encoding efflux RND transporter periplasmic adaptor subunit, encoding MYLTKFKRRALPLSLAAASVFTLVACGEGEAPQGHGGMPPAQVQTVAVEKTSVPFTIELPATLSGNKEVEIRARVSGIIESRNFEEGQIITEGQSLFTLDLEPFKLEVDKAKAQLQAAKASVEQAKRERDRLEALKNERSISKREYDNAVSAYDIAIANLETSKVALKNAQLDLEYAQVKAPVSGIAGREFVSEGSYVQGPSVLLTELTETTKMRVRFGFSEREQLDMRQEVENGYLTLPAGNQFDVQLVLQNGSLYAQTGKVNFSDVRVNRNTGTSELQAVVDNPDGQLRPGQFVRVKLTGAIRSEAIVLPQRAVLDNGTGKFVYVAVEKEQGMTVALPAPVEVGEWVQLNGENAWVIKSGLNPGQPVIVEGMARIFFPGMPVQVNNKGA
- a CDS encoding ABC transporter ATP-binding protein is translated as MYSWFERLTRPFPTQEATQPPSGLLAFCRYYTKGMEIPLIVMSLSAAILAILEVTLFSFMGTLVDWFSSYTPEQLFAEKKADLTTMGITTLVILPILVFLHSSILHQSLLGNYPMSIRWLAHRYLLKQSMSFYQDEFAGRIATKVMQTALAVRETVMKLLDVLVYILVYFGAVLVLVGQADLRLMLPMIGWLIAYIGVQLYFVPRLKNVSTQQADARSDMTGRIVDSYTNITTVKLFSHTQREEQYAKESMEIFIKPVYAQMRLATSLNVSVQVINYVLVFSVAAMSIYLWSLNEVTAGAIAITVSLALRLNGMAQWIMWEVSGLFENIGTVVDGMRTLSQPLQITDKENASSLDLQAGAISFRDLRFSYRKADSSHKVVIDNLNLDIRAGEKIGIVGRSGAGKSTLVNLLLRFYDVDSGQILIDGQNIADVTQESLRKNIAMVTQDTALLHRSVKENIMYGNPTATEAELLAAVTSAQAMDFINELEDKAGNVGLDAQVGERGVKLSGGQRQRIAIARVLLKNAPILILDEATSALDSEVEAAIQDSLEQLMDGKTVIAIAHRLSTIAKLDRLIVLEEGNIVEQGTHTELLALGGVYAKLWAHQTGGFIGVD
- the rpmI gene encoding 50S ribosomal protein L35; translated protein: MAYKLKSHSGAKKRFKKTASGGFKRKQSHLRHILTKKSSKRKLHLRAKTMVHKNDLVLINRLLPFA
- a CDS encoding endonuclease/exonuclease/phosphatase family protein, coding for MPKTTKFTIATFNLLNFAAPPLSFYQLHENYNDTQWQTKIQFITGLIEHLNPTIIAFQEVFSIQTLQLLCEDLGLPYFATVSSPRPDPVYPNVLFHPVVAIASKIPFKSAQALEPCPELLEYLNNQLNFEFNRTPIKCYFELEGFGELALYAVHFKSQRVHSMAHMLKNTGQDDHLLTLLHQTVGQMQSQISRSLEASIVYYDALKTQREKHIPTIVLGDFNDQITSPALSFMTQSFPPNTDLNLPDSVGLADSFYFADNLLSFDSKPASHFYRGQGNVLDYILASKEFNPNMPTSNVKSLKYISLDKHLDPARSDEDIRYSDHASIAIEFTV
- a CDS encoding DUF3010 family protein, with the translated sequence MRTCGVEITGNEIFLCLLSKEADVFDIRDIRQTRFSLPQNGSDTAVMRKFYFDFKKLVEDYKIDSIAFKERPAKGKFAGSAAGFKFETALQLIPDIDVRILTSTEVKEQLKKNPIPIDFEETGLKKYQENAFAYAYVYINRKIYKVDEKQAEQ
- the thrS gene encoding threonine--tRNA ligase, which encodes MPVITLPDGSQRVFENPVSTMDVAQDIGPGLAKATIAGRVNGQRVDACDLITEDAKLEIITAKDEDGLEIIRHSCAHLLGHAIKQLFPDVKMAIGPTIDNGFYYDIDLERSLTQEDLDALEKRMLELAKTNYDVVKKTVSWQEARDAFAARGESYKIEILDENISKDDRPGLYHHEEYIDMCRGPHVPNMRFCHFFKIMKVAGAYWRGNSDNKMLQRVYGTAWADKKQLGAYLKRLEEAEKRDHRKIGKTLDLWHWQEEAPGMVFWHNDGWSIYRELEDFVREKLREYDYEEVKGPLMMDRVLWERSGHWDKYADAMFTTESEKREYAIKPMNCPGHVQIFNQGLKSYRDLPLRMAEFGCCHRNEPSGALHGLMRVRGFTQDDAHIFCTEEQIMDEVSACIKMVYDTYSTFGFQKIVVKLSTRPEKRIGEDHMWDKAEAALAEALNANEIEFEYLPGEGAFYGPKIEFTLYDCLERAWQCGTVQLDFALPGRLGATYVAENNERKTPVMIHRAILGSIERFIGILTEEYAGLFPTWLAPKQVVIMNITDKQADFAQEIVQKLNKLGIRAFADLRNEKIGFKIREHTLKRIPYLLVVGDKEVEQREVAVRTRTGEDLGKFAVDDFIAKITEEIKNRA